Proteins from a single region of Synchiropus splendidus isolate RoL2022-P1 chromosome 3, RoL_Sspl_1.0, whole genome shotgun sequence:
- the alpk1 gene encoding alpha-protein kinase 1, with the protein MDGQVGQLLEECLKAAAAVKKDGEEERRNYCACRDSLCAELECLLQEALEMKWPFVPEKWQYKQSVSAKDKTNLSDLISQNLHQLLIFLRSCILAEEVQTALAVAFLVDRFLYWADESSRLLRIVKLLHRRQRGASVAPQLVIRQARVYLNSGKLQKAEFILCHLISNNGATGCWVYHSESDRALVQSVCLQIRGVVLQKLGLWLEAAELIWASLIGYYSLPQPDKKGIGTSLGILANIMVSMNNQDFQAFKSIPDIDLSLLGDGGHRLLSAAEAAKLAVVYSQYTSLYVLTNVTSQGTCLLSYSFSLECTPEQRHSSLLQAREAFEIGLLTKSEGEVVSSVQELHTFIKAAYSLAVTHKWLGTATDAVEQAKEACQKALALFYDYCKAQAPDRDSFCIEIMRLVTQVKRLLQVKPFVNSDKGSFIPDFYRKIKDTSVSFTLQSFFKVMLRFKKYHASLCEARKTDCPGATDGTDGARSCITALGTTVSTLNTECTTEACKVSEELGDRCLSDDLVTSPGLSPQMSDQCGALRTTESLGSSWQNVSFNCSVSPQSSGSSGSLAFLRARNANRKQICPTTETEEEGSENHGNNAKDSKAAPGASSPTACAALSSGSGQNSGNVKVTQADIGTACTEEDGVTPELSVSLSELQMSSSLSWSFGSHSSWERISADMNSPTYRRIPHISKQAAFQRSKSSGSSGSFHLLETLESDTAPPNLTEARPQPHGVCNDDPVLNCEVTAPADYPDQPQLKEKVTNTFSTENSFEVLEESPSQAPAILNSPCYSCRNRSWGEFAPETQYFLTPQDYFHLLSGVCHECLMRRLHSDQTKFKLKTHGVTLNALHLKFSKASGLWMARETCVYIGQPMEKEGKQRRAIWVQFLHQEERLSSYVGKDYLNPKQLHFHLKDVERQMTAQFYITEFNKSLYDKDVMAQIFFIPSEALLLLRDNEIVGCLTVEPFMLGDFVKLTNNTVRKDTSFEATEYGLAFGHFTYLFSNHQEIVVDLQGWVTANGKGLTYLTDPQIHSTKTSKGPSNFADRGIRYFLEDQHGPQCTSICQLLQLPPVAEEPQILHYNS; encoded by the exons ATGGACGGTCAGGTGGGACAACTGCTGGAAGAGTGTCTGAAAGCAGCCGCTGCTGTGAAGAAGGacggtgaggaggagaggaggaactACTGCGCCTGCAGAG actcGCTATGTGCAGAGCTGGAATGtctcctgcaggaggcgctggaAATGAAGTGGCCCTTCGTTCCAGAGAAGTGGCAGTACAAGCAGTCAGTCAGTGCCAAAGACAAGACCAACCTCAGTGACCTCATCAGCCAGAATCTTCACCAGCTTCTG ATTTTCCTGAGGTCATGCATCCTGGCTGAGGAGGTGCAGACCGCACTGGCCGTCGCCTTCCTCGTCGATCGCTTCCTCTACTGGGCCGACGAGTCCAGTCGCTTATTGAGGATTGTCAAGCTGCTTCACAGAAGACAGCGTGGGGCGTCCGTGGCTCCTCAGCTGGTCATACGCCAGGCGAGAGTCTACCTCAACTCAG GCAAACTACAGAAGGCAGAATTCATTCTGTGTCACCTGATCAGCAACAACGGCGCCACTG GTTGCTGGGTGTACCACTCGGAGAGCGACAGGGCTCTGGTGCAGTCTGTTTGTCTTCAGATTCGTGGGGTGGTTTTACAAAAGCTTG GACTGTGGTTGGAAGCAGCAGAGCTGATCTGGGCGTCTTTGATCGGCTATTATTCACTTCCTCAGCCAGATAAAAAG GGAATTGGAACATCTCTTGGAATACTGGCCAACATCATGGTCTCAATGAACAACCAAGACTTCCAAGCTTTCAAGAGTATTCCAGATATCGATTTG TCTTTACTGGGAGATGGAGGTCATCGtcttctgtctgcagctgaggCAGCAAAGCTGGCGGTGGTGTACAGCCAGTACACGTCACTCTACGTGCTGACCAACGTG ACGAGTCAAGGAACCTGCTTGCTGTCCTACAGCTTCTCTCTGGAGTGTACTCCTGAGCAAAGGCACTCATCCCTCCTCCAGGCCAGAGAGGCATTTGAGATCGGACTACTCACTAAATCAGAGGGAGAAGTGGTCTCCAGTGTTCAGGAGCTTCACACCTTTATCAAGGCGGCGTATTCCCTCGCTGTCACTCACAAGTGGCTCGGCACAGCCACAGATGCCGTTGAACAAGCAAAAGAAGCTTGCCAGAAAGCTTTAGCACTTTTTTACGACTACTGCAAAGCCCAAGCTCCAGACAGAGACAGCTTTTGTATTGAAATCATGAGGCTGGTGACTCAGGTCAAGCGTTTATTGCAAGTAAAGCCTTTTGTTAACTCTGACAAGGGATCGTTCATCCCCGACTTCTACCGAAAAATCAAAGATACTTCAGTCAGCTTTACTTTGCAAAGTTTCTTCAAAGTGATGCTGCGGTTCAAAAAATACCATGCGTCGCTTTGTGAGGCCCGGAAGACCGATTGTCCCGGCGCTACAGATGGCACCGATGGAGCAAGGTCGTGTATCACTGCACTGGGAACAACAGTCAGCACACTGAACACGGAATGTACCACAGAAGCCTGCAAGGTGTCAGAAGAACTGGGCGACAGATGTCTGAGCGATGACCTGGTAACATCTCCCGGACTTTCACCTCAAATGTCTGACCAATGTGGAGCCCTCAGAACCACAGAGAGTCTAGGCTCCTCATGGCAGAACGTCTCCTTTAATTGCTCTGTATCACCACAAtccagcggcagcagcggcagcttGGCCTTTTTGCGTGCAAGAAATGCCAACAGGAAGCAGATCTGTCCGACCACAGAGACTGAGGAAGAAGGGTCCGAAAACCATGGAAACAATGCAAAAGACTCCAAGGCTGCCCCAGGTGCCTCGAGTCCCACAGCCTGCGCTGCTTTATCCTCTGGTTCAGGACAGAATTCAGGAAATGTAAAAGTGACCCAAGCTGACATTGGCACAGCTTGTACGGAAGAAGATGGAGTTACTCCGGAGTTGTCGGTTTCCCTGTCAGAGCTGCAAATGAGCAGCTCTTTGAGTTGGAGTTTTGGTTCTCACTCATCCTGGGAAAGGATTTCAGCCGACATGAACTCCCCTACATACCGAAGGATCCCCCACATTTCTAAACAAGCGGCCTTCCAACGAAGCAAATCTTCTGGGTCCAGTGGGAGCTTCCACCTCCTGGAGACGCTTGAATCTGATACCGCACCACCAAACCTAACAGAGGCCCGACCTCAGCCTCACGGAGTCTGCAATGATGACCCTGTCCTGAACTGTGAGGTCACTGCTCCTGCCGACTACCCAGACCAGCCGCAGCTTAAAGAAAAGGTCACCAACACGTTTTCTACTGAGAATTCATTTgaggtgctggaggagagcccgaGTCAGGCCCCTGCCATCCTTAACTCTCCGTGCTACTCTTGTCGCAATCGAAGCTGGGGAGAGTTTGCTCCAGAAACACAATATTTCTTGACACCACAGGATTACTTTCATCTCTTGAGCGGAGTTTGTCATGAATGTCTCATGCGGAGACTTCACAGTGACCAGACGAAGTTCAAACTCAAAACTCATGGCGTGACTCTCA ATGCtcttcatttgaagttctcaAAAGCTAGCGGACTGTGGATGGCAAGAGAGACTTGTGTTTACATTGGCCAACCGATGGAGAAGGAGGGGAAACAAAGAAGAGCTATATGGGTGCAGTTTCTACACCAGGAGGAGAGACTGAGCAG TTATGTAGGGAAAGATTACTTGAATCCAAAGCAGCTCCACTTTCACCTGAAGGACGTGGAGAGGCAAATGACGGCCCAGTTTTACATCACTGAATTCAACAAGAGCCTTTATGACAAGGATGTCATGGCTCAGATTTTCTTCATACCTTCGGAGGCATTACTG CTCCTGAGAGACAACGAGATCGTCGGCTGCTTGACCGTGGAACCGTTCATGCTCGGGGACTTTGTCAAACTGACCAACAACACTGTGCGGAAAGACACAAGTTTCGAGGCCACCGAGTATGGGCTGGCCTTTGGTCACTTCACGTACCTCTTTTCCAACCACCAGGAGATTGTTGTGGACCTgcaag GGTGGGTGACGGCGAACGGCAAGGGACTGACTTACCTAACGGACCCACAAATCCACTCCACCAAGACCTCGAAGGGACCCTCTAACTTTGCTGACAGAGGCATACGATACTTCCTGGAGGATCAACATGGACCCCAGTGCACCAGCATTtgtcagctcctccagctccctccAGTGGCCGAAGAGCCCCAGATACTTCACTACAACTCttaa
- the cskmt gene encoding citrate synthase-lysine N-methyltransferase CSKMT, mitochondrial: protein MHPFLRSLILKNRGLVTECLRRRSSLTSELFENMDKKATWDRFYAETNRDRKDFENFDWFFGFSSVRDIILPLLQANTPSDQPLRVLDLGCGTSALGPSIYRHCPLPVHITCADISPVAVQLMQAHARASTPEPLSPSSRLEFIELDCTRLHEHYRSSSVDLIVDKGTIDALLRSRDGKEKAGLMLRQCLGALRRSGSMVQFSDEDPDARLLWLETEAQERGVMLADIGVQDVGETYYCYHLSPRSVIEQR, encoded by the exons ATGCATCCGTTTTTGAGGTCATTGATATTGAAAAATAGAGGGTTAGTAACAGAATGTCTGCGGCGACGCTCTTCTTTGACAT CTGAACTGTTTGAGAACATGGACAAGAAGGCGACCTGGGATCGCTTCTATGCCGAGACCAACAGGGACAGGAAGGACTTTGAGAACTTTGACTGGTTCTTTGGCTTCAGTTCGGTCCGAGACATCATTCTGCCACTGTTACAAGCCAACACTCCCTCTGACCAACCGCTGCGCGTTTTGGACTTGGGCTGCGGCACATCTGCGCTGGGTCCATCCATTTACAGACACTGTCCCCTCCCTGTGCACATCACGTGCGCAGATATTTCGCCTGTAGCTGTCCAGCTGATGCAGGCGCACGCCCGAGCCTCCACCCCCGAGCCGCTGAGCCCCTCATCGCGACTTGAATTCATAGAACTGGACTGCACACGGCTGCACGAGCACTACAGGTCCAGCAGTGTGGACCTTATCGTGGACAAAGGCACCATTGATGCCTTGCTCAGATCCAGGGATGGCAAGGAGAAGGCAGGACTGATGTTAAGGCAGTGTTTGGGAGCGCTGCGTCGCTCAGGGTCCATGGTGCAGTTCTCTGATGAGGACCCAGATGCAAGGCTGCTCTGGCTGGAGACTGAAGCCCAGGAAAGAGGGGTGATGCTCGCAGATATAGGGGTGCAGGATGTAGGCGAGACTTACTACTGCTATCATCTATCACCTCGGTCTGTGATAGAGCAAAGGTGA
- the epdl1 gene encoding ependymin-like 1 produces MEVKGLLVLLCAVVGGLALRPRRCYSPPLLSGAITVATQNEQVWTYSRYMYDALGERIRLHEFGIYQNETFTLDVLLLYRESVMFEIDRKAKTCKKRPLQVDFQPLAIPKNASFLGQAIVGSSSGPGQGLLVNTWMGQLPNNAGRYLTTVTEFGCIPVTTSAQTPQFGWMVLSYINNVIGIIDPNELNPPAFCMGDSVQVEEEPGHFFSAFLRN; encoded by the exons ATGGAAGTGAAAGGACTCTTGGTGTTGCTGTGCGCTGTGGTGGGCGGCCTGGCCCTCAGGCCTCGACGTTGTT ACAGCCCTCCGCTGCTGTCCGGGGCTATCACCGTG GCCACTCAGAACGAGCAGGTCTGGACCTATTCCCGGTACATGTATGACGCGCTCGGCGAGCGGATCCGTCTGCATGAGTTTGGAATCTACCAAAATGAGACGTTCACCCTGGACGTCCTGCTGCTCTACAGAGAG TCGGTCATGTTTGAGATTGACAGAAAGGCAAAGACCTGCAAGAAAAGACCGCTGCAAGTGGACTTCCAGCCCCTGGCCATCCCCAAAAACGCCTCTTTTCTCGGGCAAGCCATTGTAGGAAGTTCGTCTGGACCAGGACAGGGACTGCTGGTGAACACCTGGATGGGGCAATTGCCTAACAACGCAG GAAGGTACCTCACAACTGTGACCGAGTTTGGATGCATTCCAGTCACCACTTCTGCCCAGACACCTCAATTTGGGTGGATGGTGCTGAG TTACATCAACAATGTCATCGGGATTATCGACCCGAACGAGCTGAACCCTCCAGCCTTCTGCATGGGAGATtcggttcaggtggaggaggagccggGGCATTTCTTCAGCGCGTTTCTCAGGAACTAA